The following nucleotide sequence is from Flammeovirga agarivorans.
AACCGGCAGCGCGATATGGTCGGAATACTTGCTGATGATAGAGCGCACGCGCCAGTCGTTGAGGAAATCATCTTCGCCTTCGCGCAGATGCAGGGTGATTTCGGTGCCGCGATCGGCTTTGGTGATATCAGCTACGGTATATTCGCCTTCGCCGGCGGATTCCCAGAACACGCCGTTTTCCGGCTTGTCGCCCGCCGCACGGGTACGCACGGTCACTTTGTCCGCCACGATGAAGGCCGAATAGAAGCCGACGCCGAACTGACCGATCAGCTGGCTATCCTTCGCCTGGTCGGAACCCATCGATTCGAGGAACGCTTTGGTGCCGGATTTGGCGATGGTGCCGAGATGGTCGATAACTTCTTCCCGGTTCATACCGATACCG
It contains:
- a CDS encoding ATP-binding protein encodes the protein AADKLRFRALSQPDLYEGDGELRVRVSFDKDNRTLTIADNGIGMNREEVIDHLGTIAKSGTKAFLESMGSDQAKDSQLIGQFGVGFYSAFIVADKVTVRTRAAGDKPENGVFWESAGEGEYTVADITKADRGTEITLHLREGEDDFLNDWRVRSIISKYSDHIALPV